One window of the Melanotaenia boesemani isolate fMelBoe1 chromosome 14, fMelBoe1.pri, whole genome shotgun sequence genome contains the following:
- the gtpbp3 gene encoding tRNA modification GTPase GTPBP3, mitochondrial, whose translation MLPRPSVYRGIWRVAVQSLQTSGRTSPSRLLSTRDGVPPGLEDPDTIFALSSGHGRCGVAVVRVSGSSSSIVLRRMAGATHHLPPPRTALLRRITDPCSKEVLDRGLVLWFPAPHSFTGEDCVELHIHGGPAVITAVLHALGSVPGMRPAEAGEFTRRAFHAGKLGLTEVEGLGDLIHAETEAQRRQALRQMSGDLGRLYQDWSHRLKRCLAHVEAFIDFSEDELIEDGVLDQVDSSVCSLQAEIEQHLKDKRRGERLRSGVQVVIAGATNAGKSSLLNTLCQRPAAIVSPIAGTTRDVVETALDIGGFPVLLSDTAGLRDSQDLVEQEGVRRARERMQQADLTLVVVDSAHLPSEVQQAATFLQEHLRSVIASQEQPETERCLLVLNKTDLLPETQRQKLDRELRRVCVLPPVSLISCQTNEGLKDFLTVLHSTVRTLCGDPLSGAPTLTQARHRAHLQQCVASLAQYQRYRDSDLALAAEGVRLALTSLGRITGRVGAEEILDIIFKDFCIGK comes from the exons ATGCTGCCACGTCCATCTGTTTATCGTGGGATATGGAGAGTTGCGGTCCAATCACTTCAGACAAG TGGAAGAACCTCTCCCTCTCGACTCTTGTCCACTCGTGATGGAGTCCCACCTGGACTTGAAGATCCTGACACCATCTTTGCATTGTCATCAGGTCATGGCAGATGTGGGGTGGCTGTAGTACGTGTCAGTGGTTCCAGCTCATCTATAGTTCTGAGGCGTATGGCTGGGGCCACGCACCACCTGCCTCCTCCACGAACAGCCCTGTTGCGACGCATCACAGACCCCTGCTCCAAAGAAGTTTTAGATCGTGGACTTGTCCTGTGGTTTCCAG CTCCTCATAGTTTTACAGGAGAAGACTGCGTGGAGTTACACATCCACGGTGGTCCTGCTGTCATCACTGCTGTCTTACACGCTCTAG GAAGCGTGCCTGGCATGAGGCCTGCTGAAGCTGGGGAGTTCACGCGGAGGGCTTTTCATGCAGGGAAGCTGGGTTTAACTGAG GTGGAAGGACTTGGCGATCTGATCCACGCAGAGACAGAAGCCCAGCGGAGACAAGCTCTTCGACAGATGTCAGGTGACCTGGGGCGTCTTTATCAAGACTGGAGCCACAGACTGAAACGG TGCCTGGCTCATGTGGAGGCTTTCATTGACTTCAGCGAGGATGAGCTCATTGAGGATGGAGTCTTAGATCAAG TGGATAGTTCAGTGTGTAGTCTGCAAGCAGAGATTGAACAACATTTAAAGGATAAAAGAAGAGGTGAGCGGCTTCGCAGTGGAGTCCAGGTCGTCATCGCAGGAGCCACAAATGCAGGGAAAAGTAGCCTCCTCAACACACTCT GCCAGAGACCTGCAGCCATAGTCTCTCCCATTGCTGGAACCACCAGAGATGTAGTGGAAACAGCGCTGGACATTGGTGGGTTCCCTGTCCTGCTGAGTGACACAGCTGGCCTCAGAGACAGCCAAGACCTGGTGGAGCAAGAGGGAGTACGGCGGGCTCGGGAAAG GATGCAGCAGGCTGATCTGACTCTGGTGGTTGTGGACTCTGCTCATCTTCCCTCTGAGGTACAGCAAGCTGCAACTTTCCTTCAGGAACACCTGAGGAGTGTGATCGCCTCCCAGGAGCAACCTGAGACAG AGAGGTGTCTTCTGGTCCTGAATAAGACTGATCTGCTGCCTGAGACTCAAAGACAGAAGCTGGACAGGGAGCTGAGGCGGGTTTGTGTGCTTCCTCCTGTGTCTCTGATCTCTTGTCAGACCAATGAAGGATTGAAGGACTTCCTCACAGTGCTGCACAGTACCGTCAGGACTCT GTGTGGTGATCCTCTCTCTGGTGCTCCCACTCTGACCCAGGCTCGCCACAGGGCCCACCTTCAGCAGTGTGTGGCTTCCCTGGCTCAGTATCAACGATACCGTGACTCCGACCTCGCTCTGGCAGCTGAAGGTGTCCGGTTGGCTCTCACCAGCCTGGGGAGGATCACTGGACGGGTTGGGGCAGAGGAGATCCTGGATATCATTTTCAAAGACTTCTGCATTGGAAAATAG
- the plvapb gene encoding plasmalemma vesicle associated protein b: MYSSNYSRAKIGLEAREPLHKPKGKSCGYYMRIIFFFSSLIQSLIIVSLVLFLIYGQPEKSAEEKRVKDLELGFNKLSDNNIQLRKEKAEQGAQLAARTAEKAALEKEMAKLKNESNNTEQDLRKKIASCEKTTASLTASLAKRVCPPVQPPPVITSSSEVKTLQSLNAQQKAMIELINSNFTQMVQYLSQERDNALKDRDQHLGDTIKLRRDNALLREQIISYTRKCKEDFAHSLDGIQTVTKDFLDRINNLFPHQMTFHLTCDSQMERMEKIRNSCTNLSRDVENKFQVYLDNVGRKVSEIQALSSQLEVLNLRLTSDLQQCNDNHKEMISKAAKDLELKQKAHDDQVENLLMEQNRLREQKSLLEERVALRERELLTLQGMLPNNKAGPSKTSSLPAASQLGR; encoded by the exons ATGTACAGCTCCAACTACTCCCGGGCCAAGATTGGCCTGGAAGCAAGGGAGCCACTGCATAAACCCAAAGGAAAGAGCTGCGGGTACTACATGAGgatcatcttcttcttttcttctctcatcCAGTCGCTCATCATTGTCAGCCTGGTTCTTTTCCTCATCTATGGACAGCCAGAAAAGTCTGCAGAGGAGAAGAGGGTCAAA GACCTGGAGCTGGGTTTCAACAAGCTGAGTGACAACAACATACAGCTGAGGAAGGAGAAGGCTGAGCAGGGAGCTCAGCTGGCAGCTCGCACAGCTGAGAAAGCAGCTCTAGAGAAAGAGATGGcaaagctgaagaatgaaagcAACAACACAGAACAAGACCTGAGGAAAAAAATT GCTTCCTGTGAAAAAACAACAGCTTCTCTAACAGCGAGCTTGGCGAAACGTGTCTGCCCTCCAGTTCAGCCTCCTCCTGTAATCACTTCTAGCA GTGAAGTAAAGACTTTGCAGTCTCTCAACGCTCAGCAGAAAGCTATGATAGAGCTTATAAATTCAAACTTCACTCAGATGGTTCAGTATCTGAGCCAGGAGAGAGACAATGCCCTCAAAGATCGAGATCAACACCTTGGGGATACCATTAAGTTGCGCAGAGATAACGCCCTTCTGAGGGAGCAAATTATCTCTTACACCAG GAAGTGCAAAGAGGATTTTGCACATTCTTTGGACGGGATCCAGACGGTGACCAAGGATTTCCTGGACCGGATCAACAACCTGTTTCCCCACCAGATGACCTTCCACCTCACCTGTGACAGCCAGATGGAGCGAATGGAGAAGATAAGAAATAGCTGCACAAATCTATCCAGAGACGTAGAGAACAAGTTCCAGGTGTATCTGGACAACGTGGGCAGGAAG GTGTCTGAAATTCAAGCCCTTTCGAGTCAGCTGGAGGTGCTGAACCTGCGTTTGACCTCCGACCTGCAGCAGTGCAATGACAATCACAAAGAGATGATCTCCAAGGCTGCAAAAGACTTAGAGCTCAAGCAAAAGGCTCATGATGACCAG gTGGAGAATTTATTGATGGAGCAGAACCGACTGAGAGAACAGAAGAGTCTCCTGGAGGAGAGGGTGGCCCTGAGAGAGAGGGAGCTTCTGACTTTGCAGGGAATGCTGCCtaacaataaa gcTGGTCCTTCTAAAACCAGCTCCCTGCCAGCCGCTTCTCAGCTGGGCAGATAG
- the babam1 gene encoding BRISC and BRCA1-A complex member 1 → METPEQGPADGEERPVELRPRTRSNPEGAEDRRSSTGSLGGNGNQSISQPAVGSRVEGEGEASTSDSLPSSTTSAVSAAAAQVIAPAAAAAATAAGVAAAPSATVQLSAAAVSTKERPKPSQQQPALTTSVPPPAEYQLRVPRVNCPEKVIICLDLSEEMSLPKLESFNGSKTNALNISQKMIEMFVRTKHKIDKRHEFALVVVNDDALWLSGFTSDPRELCSCLYDLETNVCESFNLEDLLNVIRQKIELPLMENVQTVPPPYVVRTVLIYSRHAGPLQFNPSEAVSKMLQSPYFFFDVVYLHNGVDEQGDETSWRDNYTSFCNLDSKGMCYRYEVSLSGPAIELHNCMAKLLAHPLQRPFQSHASYSLLEGDDPQDAEATV, encoded by the exons ATGGAGACGCCAGAGCAAGGCCCAGCAGATGGAGAGGAACGTCCAGTAGAGCTGCGGCCACGAACACGCTCCAACCCTGAGGGTGCTGAGGACCGTCGCAGTAGCACAGGCAGTCTTGGAGGAAATGGAAACCAAAGCATATCTCAGCCTGCCGTGGGAAGTCGTGTGGAGGGAGAGGGTGAGGCTTCAACCAGTGACAGTCTTCCAAGCTCCACCACCAGTGCTGTCTCAGCGGCTGCAGCTCAGGTTAtagctcctgctgctgctgctgctgctactgctgcagGTGTGGCGGCTGCACCCAGTGCCACAGTACAactgtctgctgctgctgtgtctaCCAAAGAGAGGCCAAAGCCCTCACAGCAACAGCCTGCACTCACAACATCCGTCCCTCCACCAGCCGAGTACCAGCTCAGAGTTCCACGGGTCAACTGTCCAGAAAAAGTG ATTATCTGCTTGGACCTCTCTGAAGAAATGTCCCTGCCAAAGTTAGAGTCTTTTAATGG ATCTAAAACAAATGCTCTGAACATATCCCAGAAGATGATTGAAATGTTTGtgagaacaaaacacaaaattgaCAAACGGCATGAGTTTGCTCTGGTTGTCGTCAATGATGATGCCCTGTGG CTTTCAGGCTTCACATCTGATCCCAGGGAGCTGTGCAGCTGTTTGTATGATTTGGAGACCAATGTGTGCGAGTCTTTCA ATCTGGAAGATCTTCTTAATGTCAT TCGTCAGAAGATCGAGCTGCCGTTGATGGAGAATGTTCAGACCGTTCCACCTCCATATGTGGTGCGGACTGTGCTGATCTACAGCCGTCATGCAGGGCCACTACAGTTTAACCCTTCCGAGGCTGTTAGT AAAATGCTGCAATctccttattttttctttgacgTGGTCTATTTACACAATGGGGTCGATGAGCAAGGGGATGAAACCAGCTGGAGG GACAACTACACTTCTTTCTGTAACCTGGACTCAAAGGGTATGTGCTATCGTTATGAGGTTTCCCTCAGCGGACCTGCCATTGAACTGCACAACTGCATGGCCAAACTGCTGGCTCACCCCTTACAGAGACCTTTCCAGAGCCATGCATCTTACAGCCTGCTGGAGGGGGACGACCCCCAGGACGCTGAAGCAACAGTTTAA
- the ushbp1 gene encoding uncharacterized protein ushbp1, which translates to MEDSGRDRCDSLDTSSGFDKEVLNLGDHITLDPEGSGPVINLEPTPAEVAQCEAEVGTLLSIIAELNKKMGNLKAPSEPGDMRPTGPSRPLVPDLLSHRLVRSIPERITASTVTSKPPLAGRGGGGVVWTKLQEVLSSVEHSISCRRTWAVPIRACDQEKHEEHLRAAQENWNKATQILDEMERDFGISCPLHLSKDQHIEDLLDVDKRESGLSNSIQNHQEELQRAQSTTSLVEEEKNKLVGLHKAWRSGSLSPSYRPTVGALSPDWASPPYPGSPLLHRRTNRAVTPLSLVGDGCSLGSVNSGSPCPSPISLESETERLNRCIERLKAKNERLTAALERKKTESEQISIALTKLESDYAALQTTLRYCEECEEAYSELLSLYDAKRQQSSPQQTDSAETVGKRQQDDSPSVQLRKMGTEELSTSFSSAGITEEMQTQSPTGQSTPELVDREAFLQEQIKRLRRDRAAISLPKPGPGVEGKLSSESGQPAGTRWGPKTKDKPPDTKKEKASLFYELVSVREEMSDLRALIRLKEKELRCLEWSLMGQKAQEAAGIFIPERVREEVEDRKTEQQRLCENAAKVGCDSLLTRPILKELHAVLQREQALKKRLALVQDSLSTALSDSVSHRKDNGEQIARLSQAHSKALNSYRQIRRKYREQVWRLEQKVAAMMDSQHNQGGATKAAEEALEWRREETVL; encoded by the exons ATGGAG GACTCCGGGCGGGACAGATGCGATAGCCTGGATACCAGCTCAGGGTTTGACAAAGAGGTGCTGAACCTTGGTGACCACATAACCCTTGACCCTGAGGGCTCTGGCCCAGTTATCAACCTTGAGCCCACACCAGCAGAGGTGGCTCAGTGCGAGGCTGAAGTGGGCACCCTGCTCAGCATCATTGCTGAACTGAACAAGAAGATGGGGAACCTGAAAGCTCCAAG TGAACCAGGTGACATGAGACCAACAGGTCCATCCAGACCCCTGGTCCCAGATCTGCTGTCTCATCGGCTcgtcagaagcatcccagagaGGATCACAGCCTCCACCGTGACATCTAAACCTCCCCTGGCTGGCCGAG GGGGAGGTGGCGTTGTGTGGACAAAACTTCAGGAGGTTCTATCATCAGTGGAGCACTCCATCAGCTGCAGAAGGACCTGGGCTGTTCCCATCAGAGCCTGTGATCAGGAAAAGCATGAAGAGCACCTAAGAGCAGCTCAGGaaaactggaataaagccaCCCAG ATACTGGACGAGATGGAAAGAGATTTTGGAATTTCATGCCCATTACACCTTTCAAAGGACCAGCACATAGAAGACCTGCTGGATGTGGACAAACGGGAATCAGGTCTTAGTAACTCCATCCAGAATCACCAGGAGGAGCTGCAGAGGGCACAAAGCACCACCAgtctggtggaggaggagaaaaacaag CTGGTTGGTCTCCACAAGGCCTGGAGGTCTGGAAGCCTCTCCCCTTCCTACCGACCCACTGTTGGGGCTCTCAGTCCAGACTGGGCCTCTCCTCCTTACCCTGGTTCACCTTTACTTCACAGAAGAACAAACAGAGCTGTGACACCTCTGTCTTTGGTTGGGGATGGGTGTTCACTGGGTTCTGTTAACTCAGGCAGTCCATGTCCCAGCCCCATCAGTCTGGAGTCTGAGACTGAGCGACTGAACAG ATGTATTGAGAGGCTGAAGGCCAAAAATGAACGTCTGACTGCAGCTTTGGAGCGAAAGAAGACAGAGTCAGAGCAGATCAGTATTGCGTTAACCAAACTTGAATCAGACTACGCGGCCCTGCAGACGACTCTCAGATACTG TGAGGAGTGTGAGGAGGCCTACAGTGAGCTACTGTCACTTTATGATGCCAAGAGGCAGCAGAGCAGTCCTCAGCAGACAGACTCagcag agACGGTTGGCAAACGGCAGCAGGATGACAGTCCATCAGTTCAGCTCAGGAAAATGGGAACTGAAGAACTTTCCACCTCCTTCTCTTCAGCAGGAATCACAGAGGAGATGCAAACACAGAGCCCCACAGGGCAGAG CACCCCTGAACTAGTGGATCGGGAAGCATTTCTCCAAGAACAAATCAAGCGTCTGAGGAGGGACCGGGCAGCAATTTCTCTGCCTAAGCCAGGTCCAGGAGTAGAAGGCAAATTGAGCTCAGAATCTGGTCAACCAGCTGGAACAAGATGGGGACCCAAGACTAAGGATAAACCTCCTGATACCAAAAAGGAGAAAGCTTCCCTGTTTTATGAACTTGTCTCTGTCAGG GAGGAGATGTCAGATCTACGAGCTCTAATCCGACTCAAGGAAAAAGAGCTGAGGTGTCTGGAGTGGAGTTTAATGGGCCAGAAGGCTCAGGAAGCAGCTGGAATTTTTATCCCAGAAAGGGTTCGGGAGGAAGTAGAAGATCGGAAGACTGAACAACAG aGGCTCTGTGAGAATGCAGCTAAAGTTGGTTGTGATAGTCTGCTAACCAGACCCATTCTGAAAGAGCTGCACGCCGTCTTACAGAG agAACAAGCCCTGAAGAAGCGACTGGCTTTGGTCCAAGACTCTCTGAGCACAGCTCTTTCAGACAGCGTCTCCCACAGGAAAGACAATGGAGAGCAGATTGCTCGCCTCTCGCAAGCTCACAG TAAAGCCTTGAATTCATACCGGCAGATTCGTAGGAAGTATCGGGAGCAGGTGTGGAGGTTGGAGCAGAAGGTCGCGGCCATGATGGACAGTCAGCACAACCAGGGTGGAGCAACAAAAGCTGCAGAGGAAGCCTTAGAGTGGAGGAGGGAAGAGACTGTTTTATGA